The genomic interval cctgaatatggtagtgatatgacatcatcatgtccatatatgggcacatcacatttttagtcgcgtggaagcgactctatagttcactatgtcggtcggtctgtctgtctgtcggtccggtatcactatgcgttttatcgctttatgaccttatcttgatatcagtttaatctagctaagtcaatttttcacagaatattccttatggccaggaatcgatgtggttatgttttcacggtgcgcaataaaaaattacgcggtctacgcacgatttaacgaaatcacgtttgtaatcatatcttaacaaccatgaatcacaattaaataaaatttggtactcataaatttcagggcataaatcatcatatggcaatacaattacgtgcgtagcgcatgtaacgcatgcgtacgcgcgcttaaaattttccaaatttattttcgatgaaataagagtacgtttcaggcaattttaagcgtttacaaaattgccatgagtgcgcagatttttgcgcaggcactgcgcgttaaatgttattgcgcactctttttgcccgatttctgttttcttgacttacttttcaactcgaaattacgttatacgagcacgtcaaaagtgacaggctacgcacgtgtaaattaaaacatttcaacatttttaaacatgttcagtaatttcggtcagtatagttcactatgtcggtcggtccgtctgtctgtcggtctgtttgtctgtcggtccggtatcactatgcattgtagcacgcgacttaatggctgttggccttgttactcggggtacccgagtctagtacttactcattttctccttctcttcctccatctggacactattgagtaaaaagtgcgatttttaaagtactactcctcccttattcgttatagtattgagctgggatttggcatgaacatactacagggacatgtcctcaaagctatagagccggatttttaattttttgttaattaatttgtttaattaagaagccacaatgtatgacacacaccacagcgttatgtagttatagggttatatgcggattcttggcgtagtggttatcacgtttgcttaacacgcagaaggtacctggttcgagcccggacgaaaccttttttttttaactttatggtgaaaagtactgtatacgcaatatgataattatacagagtatatcttatttttattattttttaaaatacttattttgtgtaatcggtaattatcacttttacacatgtttattttgctttgtgcttattaccatttatttgtaatttaaatggattaaaaaactttctgtaacccacatttttaatgtaagaggtttcgtagtgtagtggttgtcaagtctgcttaacacgcagaaggtcccggttcgagccctggcgaaacctattttctttactttctaactgtatacgtctgtatacagcttctttcgctgtaccccgagtattgcacattcgtgcttgtttttacataaagtttgatagtgtagacagaaccttttaattatttttatgattatattttctTGTAGGGTTCATCCAAAAGAAGTTTCTTTAGCAGGCTTTCCATTTTTTCTTGGTATAGCAATATATTGTTTTGAGGTGAAATATCTTATTTTCTTTATATCAATCTAAATAGTTAATCAGGGTGTGACAACTTAAAGAATAGTCCAGGCTTACCATTTTAGTTTCATTGTCTGTAATCTTCTAAGCTAAAATGAGATCCCTGTAGGATTGGGTTGTTCATCACCAGAAGACTAGCCTGCCAAAAAAGTGCATAGTATTTGTATTAATATGATGTTATTTGGGGTTGTAGGGTGCTGGAATGGTTTTATCACTGGAGGCTTCGGTTCTACCATCTGTAAGATCAACATTCCGAAAGTAAGTAAATACTTAAGGCTATGGAATATTTAACAGACATTAACATTACTTTTATTCTTCAACCATGGCATATGTTAGACAGAAAGTCGAAGTACATTTCTGTAACTCAAATGAGCTAGCTACCCCTTAAATTATGTTTGCCACAGTAATATAGATTTCAAATTAACCATATCTATTTACAGTTCAACAGCATTCCCAAACccatatacataaaataatattaaatacctGTACTTACTTTTTCTCTATTGCAGAACATTTGTATTTGCGTTGACTTTAGTGACCACACTATATATTGTCTTTGGTGTTTGTGGATACTTggtaattttacttttttctaTGGTGTGGGGGAAGCATATTGTAAGAccaatcaaggtcaaaggtcaaatagcTCTCTTGATTCATACAAAGTGTGTTATAcattatcatattattgtcAATTTTTCTGTTAGTCATTTGGGCCTGAGACAGCAAACATCATCACATTGAATCTACCAGCTGGCTTCTTCCCACTGCTAGTGAAAAGTTGTCTGTGTTTCTCACTCTTCTTCACATACCCAATGATGATGTTTCCAGTTTCCAGAATCGTTGAAAATATTGTTGTACATGATCCattaagaaatttaaataaaggGGTAAgcttttactttatttatttttatattaattaattaaagcaccaaattataaaaaatttaaGAATTGGATGATCCATCATCATGATGATCAAATTACTTACAGTACGGTTACATTCATGTGGAAAACAACTTTATGCGAATGCCCAGCTTATAAAAAACATTCCTGTGTCAATTTTGATACTAATTATTACATCCACCAGAATGGAGCGGGGTCATGTGGTCAATCGGGTGTGTTTGTTTCcttatatatttgttaacaggaatactcaaaaagttattgcccgattttcataatattttaaaggATGTAATGGTTTCATAGCTGTATGGGAACACGTCATTCAATTTTCATAAGGCTAGACAGAGGTTTGCGCTCTCTGAGTGCCCTTCtagataatatttatattattaatataaatattatattgtttgttgtTTCAGAACATGATCCGCTGTATGATGGTCCTAGTGACTGGTGTTATTGTAATAGCTATTCCTAACTTTACAACTTTAATGGCCCTTGTAGGGGCAAGTTGTTGTACCCTCCTTGCTTTTATTCTACCAGCAATCTTTCACATGAAAATCTGTCAAGAGtaagttaatttttttaatattttttatattatttgtcaAGACAATCCCACCACAAGATTTTTATCTTTATGGGATTCTGCCTTTGTCCATTACTTTTTGTTCACTAATCTCAATGAATGAACGAAAATAGATTGATCCATTTAGATCTATCAGTCTAATCTGCCAAGCCAATCTTTCGAAAGACAACAACTTTAATCTATAATGCAGACATGAATATCTAAAGAGTatcttttgtaaacaaaaatataatataataattttgatgattgtttttgaaaaacttttttttcctATTAGAACTTTAACATCCAAACAGCTTGCTTTTGATTGGTTCCTAATAATTCTTGGTGTTATTGGGTAAgtaaatcagccaatcaaattgGTTTTATAGCAGTAAATTGTTATATAAGTAACCCTTTACCCTCTAATATTACTTTAACTTTGCTTTTTAGGAGTTTAATTGGTACCCATGATGCATTGCACAGGATGTTTGCACCAGATGTGGATGCTGATGATACTGGCAGTGTTATAGCAAGAGTCTTTTCAGCCTCTAATGTAACGGTACACTAGAGCCCTTAAGATGTGTTCACATTGAACCCAGGGTTCTAGTTTCCATACAtgtatttaaagctctgtctacactatcaaactagtttgacaaaaaaagtatgatgtgcccatatggtagtgatattcccaaatatgatGACACATCATGATGACATGatgacacatcatatttttttgtcacataaagtttgatagtgtagacaaggctttagatgTGTTCACACTGAACCCAGGATTTCTGTTCCCAGATAAAATGTGTGTGTGGTTTTTAAGAACCATTAAAAACAACGCAGAGCCTGAGAAAAATAGTTTTTACTGAGTTTTTTCCGCCCATCGGACCAAATTTAGGTTCAGTTACTATTCTTATTAAAGGGTTTCTGAAAATATAGGATTGAGGAGATTTTGTTTTGAgataatacacaatattattattgtacagtataagaGGCTTGAGCTAAATTGTCTTTGTTCAAAATTGTCCATTTACTAATTTTGATGAGTTGTATGGTCTTCCATCGGTACTttctaaacattaaaatatatattttcaagtGACAttgaccaaataaaaaaaaaacaaacttagaaaaaaaaatatgggaacaaattatattttgctTAATACGATATCTGTTTTAAGGTATTAGAaacattgtatatttatatattatgtaaaataaatgtacattgGAGATGGGAGACAATGTCATATTTTGACAACAATAATCTTAAGTTattaaggtctgtctacactatcaaactttatgtgacaaaaaaatgtgatatgcccatatggacttgatgatgaTGTATCACTACTATTTTTGAGCATATCagactttttttgtcaaactagttttaataGTGTCGACAGAGCTGTAGAGAGATGATTATAATCTTTGGAATTGTAATTTAAGAAGTTAAGTGGTAAGATTGTAAAATTAAGGTTATGAAGTCCGCTGTCTCAGTACCGGTAACCGGGTTTAATACAGTGTCTGGTATTATGAATGTGTTTTTATCAGAGTGTctagtattgggagagttgaatGTATTGCAGTAGATTAAAGGTTTAAGATTTCGTCCAGTAGCCAACACAGAGTGTGCTGTGACTCTAGAAGCCTTGACTACAAATGAGTTAATAGGTGATGGCCACCTATAGACAAACTCTACTATAAGAACTAGATGATTGATTGAGTTTACtttttatagtatttgtatGTGTATGATTGATTGCGTTTGAGTTAGAAGTTTTCATAATACTCTAAGTTTAAGTGTCTACTACACAGCATATGTATTATACccaaaatctttttattttatttcatcaggGACCACTacctttatatttatatattgtatatagtaataataatgtattaaagtTTATTGTATCCACCACCCATCTAGTGCTCTCTTTGCAATAAGTTATTCCGTagcataatatttattttctagtagctttttaatagtataatttattttaattctaaatgttacaaaataaattgaGTTCTGTTTGTATATActaactgtacagtataaaaacAGTACTAAATTTTGCATCAAATCTTAATACTATGATTTTCTATATATCTTTTAAACACTGATTTACAGAGTAATATGTCTATAATGGaacatgttttgtttatatacatTGTAAATTTTTTTACAGACACTGTCATAAGTTGTTGGAGTATCCCCATATATACAGGGTGCCTTCAAGCTCTGTCACGTCtacactagtttgaccaaaaaagtgtgatgtgcccaaatatagtagtgatatgcacaaatatggtagtgatatgcccaaatatggtagtgatatgacatcattatgtcaatagcacataaagtttgacagtatAGACATagcataatactgtattatatttttaacacaTTTCCACCTTAATTGTCCCATTGTATTCAACCTAATCAAACAACCTCACAAATAAATGgtattttatcaatatttatatatatactttatttttatgtaaattattataatttcagattattgttgtttgattctagttattattttctgttttttttggtagtaaatgttttttaaaaaatataacccGACTTTAAGTAACCCTGGTGCTGGGATGATgattttataatactgtatattgtttgaATAAGTAAAACATAATAAGAGCCTATGGTGTATACAGGCTTGTGAATGGACCAAATAATGTtatgtgtttattttgttttgttaaactaAATCTAAATTAATTGTACAAGATTAACAGGGCTTACACTTAAATGCAGCATAACAGGTaaagaattaaaagaaaaatcagTCACAATAAATACAGTGTTTGTATTCTGTTCATATTTACTGCAAAACTGCACATATACTGTATCTGTACGTCATATACAGTGTAAACTGCACATATACTGTATCT from Antedon mediterranea chromosome 5, ecAntMedi1.1, whole genome shotgun sequence carries:
- the LOC140050337 gene encoding uncharacterized protein; translation: MHDSGGSDSPVKIFANIFITFVGAGVLGLPYAFKESGILEGVVIMIIVSAVSIKAMLLLIDCKYRLNQQPEVRKNYKIVEVETEEGYNKGETYEKLDLMESHKNESNGFRHDVKNLPVESKAVQKELDYGDLGYYALGNSGRTLVDSVIVISQTGFCCAYLIFITENLGSYFNNFATYQWLLFMLPPLAFLAMLRHLHHLAIFSLFADFANVFAYCVVFWFDFDHIHVLKQVHPKEVSLAGFPFFLGIAIYCFEGAGMVLSLEASVLPSVRSTFRKTFVFALTLVTTLYIVFGVCGYLSFGPETANIITLNLPAGFFPLLVKSCLCFSLFFTYPMMMFPVSRIVENIVVHDPLRNLNKGNMIRCMMVLVTGVIVIAIPNFTTLMALVGASCCTLLAFILPAIFHMKICQETLTSKQLAFDWFLIILGVIGSLIGTHDALHRMFAPDVDADDTGSVIARVFSASNVTVH